Proteins co-encoded in one Methanobacterium veterum genomic window:
- a CDS encoding TrkH family potassium uptake protein: MIGQLRKKDFFVILEQLGLIMIGIGVVTLTPLIVSLIYNESNYLSFIIPSGFSILVGYALRRSLRDKNGRMGLKHGMMIAALAWLWAALIGSLIMMQITHINFLNAYFENMSAWTGAGMTIFANVEILPKSILFLRSMEQWIGGLGVVIVVIGILIRPGTAAARLYKSEAREEKIKPSIVNTVKTIWWIYLFYTAIGIVMFIIVGMPIFDAINQTMTAIATGGMSVKNDGIGAYHSNAINIVAMIIMILGATSFLVHYRALKGNIKFLLRDIQFQALLLLIFVFSVLIILNGHLSSMDAVFNAVSAITTTGFNIQPTNTMVMWPQYVKIMLICLMLIGGSAGSTVGAIKLIRIITILKGVYWEIVKIVAPAGSVIPRKISGKPLADAEIKESGYFIIIYLIFIFITWTVLVQYGYDALNSLFEVSSIQGCVGLSMGIVSATMPQIPQAFMIFDMWIGRLEIIPVLVLLRAVIATVKKF, translated from the coding sequence ATGATTGGTCAACTGAGAAAAAAAGACTTTTTTGTAATATTAGAGCAATTAGGCTTAATAATGATTGGTATTGGCGTAGTGACTTTAACGCCGTTAATTGTTTCATTGATCTACAATGAATCAAATTATCTGTCTTTTATAATTCCATCAGGATTCTCAATCCTGGTAGGGTATGCTCTCAGGAGATCTCTTCGAGACAAAAATGGACGCATGGGGCTTAAACATGGTATGATGATAGCTGCCCTTGCCTGGCTTTGGGCGGCACTAATTGGAAGCCTCATAATGATGCAAATCACCCATATTAATTTTTTAAATGCTTATTTTGAAAATATGTCCGCCTGGACGGGAGCTGGGATGACAATATTTGCAAATGTGGAAATACTCCCCAAATCAATTCTCTTTTTAAGAAGTATGGAACAGTGGATAGGTGGTTTAGGAGTCGTTATTGTTGTTATTGGAATACTCATAAGGCCAGGAACCGCTGCAGCAAGATTATACAAGTCTGAAGCCAGAGAAGAAAAAATAAAACCAAGTATTGTCAACACCGTAAAAACCATATGGTGGATCTATCTATTTTATACTGCAATTGGAATCGTTATGTTTATAATTGTAGGAATGCCCATTTTTGATGCTATAAACCAGACCATGACCGCTATAGCCACAGGGGGAATGTCTGTTAAAAACGACGGCATTGGCGCATATCACAGTAATGCCATCAACATAGTGGCCATGATTATAATGATCTTAGGTGCTACAAGCTTCTTGGTGCACTATAGAGCTTTAAAGGGCAATATAAAGTTCTTACTACGAGATATTCAATTCCAGGCGTTACTACTTCTTATATTTGTATTTTCTGTACTCATAATTTTAAATGGTCATCTCAGTTCTATGGATGCTGTTTTCAATGCAGTATCTGCCATAACAACTACCGGTTTTAATATTCAACCCACAAATACTATGGTAATGTGGCCACAATATGTTAAAATAATGCTTATATGTTTAATGCTCATTGGAGGTTCAGCAGGTTCTACTGTAGGTGCTATAAAGCTTATAAGAATAATTACGATTTTAAAAGGAGTTTACTGGGAAATTGTTAAGATAGTTGCCCCTGCAGGATCCGTTATACCTCGAAAAATATCTGGAAAGCCACTGGCAGATGCAGAAATTAAAGAATCAGGATACTTCATAATAATTTACCTCATTTTTATATTTATAACATGGACTGTGCTTGTACAGTACGGATACGATGCTTTAAATTCTTTATTTGAGGTTAGTTCAATTCAGGGGTGTGTTGGACTCTCAATGGGCATAGTATCCGCAACAATGCCTCAAATTCCTCAAGCTTTCATGATATTTGATATGTGGATTGGAAGGCTTGAAATAATACCAGTGCTCGTGCTGTTAAGGGCAGTAATAGCCACAGTTAAAAAATTTTAA
- a CDS encoding amidohydrolase family protein — METKSILIDNVTILGDKIKKGSVIVENDKIVEITEKSGSCSADEVINGEKKVLMPGLVNTHTHLSMTLMRGLADDLPLDTWLNDHIWPVEANLTGEYCYAGALLACIEMIKSGTTAFNDMYFFMDDVAKAVDKSGLRGMLSHGMIDLGDEEKRKAEFRETMRIIEKCHDTADGRIKVAFGPHAPYTCSTELLKEVREKSSKLGLKIHIHVAETEFEVGQIKESYGARPFEYLDEIGFLADDVIAAHAVWLSDKEIEIIKENDVKLSHNPASNMKLASGISPVSKLVESGINVSLGTDGAASNNNLDMFEEMKLAALLQKVHTGDSTVLPAEKVLEMATIDAAAALGLENEIGSIEVGKKADLVLVDMKTPGLTPFRHPVSHVVYSANGGDVDTVICNGEILMRNKVLEVLDEAEVIQLAEDAAEELLSKS, encoded by the coding sequence ATGGAAACAAAAAGTATTTTAATAGATAACGTTACTATACTGGGCGATAAGATTAAAAAAGGTTCAGTAATCGTAGAGAATGATAAAATCGTAGAAATAACTGAAAAATCAGGCTCATGCAGTGCTGATGAGGTAATAAATGGTGAAAAAAAAGTTTTAATGCCAGGACTTGTGAATACGCACACTCATCTTTCAATGACACTTATGAGGGGGCTTGCAGATGACTTGCCTCTCGACACTTGGTTAAATGATCATATCTGGCCTGTAGAAGCTAATTTAACAGGTGAATACTGTTATGCAGGTGCTTTACTGGCATGTATTGAAATGATAAAGTCTGGAACCACCGCATTCAATGATATGTACTTTTTTATGGATGATGTGGCGAAAGCAGTTGATAAATCTGGTTTAAGGGGTATGCTGTCCCACGGGATGATTGACCTTGGGGATGAAGAGAAGAGAAAGGCCGAATTTAGGGAAACCATGAGGATAATAGAAAAATGCCATGATACTGCGGACGGTAGAATAAAAGTTGCATTTGGACCACATGCACCTTACACATGTTCAACAGAACTATTAAAAGAAGTAAGGGAAAAATCAAGTAAATTGGGGCTTAAAATCCACATTCATGTGGCTGAAACTGAATTTGAAGTTGGGCAGATAAAGGAGTCTTACGGTGCAAGACCTTTTGAATACCTTGATGAAATAGGTTTCCTAGCAGATGATGTTATAGCAGCGCATGCTGTATGGCTTTCAGATAAAGAAATAGAAATAATTAAAGAAAACGATGTGAAATTATCCCACAACCCTGCAAGTAACATGAAATTAGCATCAGGAATATCTCCAGTTTCAAAATTAGTTGAAAGCGGCATAAATGTATCATTGGGAACCGACGGTGCAGCCTCAAATAACAATTTAGACATGTTTGAAGAGATGAAACTTGCAGCACTGCTTCAAAAAGTACACACTGGTGATTCTACAGTGCTTCCAGCTGAAAAAGTGCTTGAAATGGCTACAATTGATGCTGCTGCTGCTTTAGGTCTTGAAAATGAAATTGGCAGTATTGAAGTTGGGAAAAAGGCTGATCTCGTACTTGTTGATATGAAAACTCCGGGTTTAACTCCATTCAGACATCCTGTATCGCATGTTGTATATTCTGCAAACGGCGGTGATGTTGACACTGTAATCTGTAATGGAGAGATCTTAATGAGGAACAAAGTATTAGAAGTGCTTGATGAGGCTGAAGTGATTCAGCTTGCTGAAGATGCTGCAGAGGAACTTTTATCAAAAAGCTGA
- a CDS encoding TrkH family potassium uptake protein, whose product MQRVHRLSRREVKTILHYTGDVCMLLGAAMLVPILVSFIYNEPRYIVPFLSSAAISAVIGFTFVKLFKIETQITLKSAMVFSTIIWLIACALGALPYYISGELSYLNSYFEAMSGFTTTGFSMYSNLNAVSFTMNFWRAFTQWIGGLGIIFLLLALLRSTGADVMRLYLAEGREERLRPSIKHSTRVIVYIYVFFTALGIILFLIAGMPLFDSVFYTFTALSTGGFGMQNTSILFYNSVWIEIAAMILMMIGATNFALHYTVLKGNWKEYFRDIETKVAFSLIILSTILVTFVLYSHQVYGNDLLLNFRFALFQMVSAISTTGLQTAFYPDILSKWIGLGTFLMTIIMIIGAGSLSTGGGIKWLRLGVLLKGISWQVKSFILPGKAVMAKKIHHVTELKVTDDVLRITGAFVFTYLVIYIISIVIVLIYYNDISRVIFEVASALSNVGLSSGIITPDSPVLVKLVFIIDFWVGRLEIWPVLLLIAIAINNVVRR is encoded by the coding sequence ATGCAAAGGGTTCATAGGCTGAGTAGGAGAGAAGTTAAAACTATCCTTCATTACACAGGAGATGTTTGCATGCTTCTTGGAGCTGCAATGCTAGTTCCTATTTTAGTTTCCTTTATTTACAATGAACCCCGCTATATAGTTCCTTTTTTATCTTCAGCTGCCATAAGTGCAGTTATTGGTTTTACTTTTGTTAAATTATTTAAAATAGAAACACAAATTACTCTTAAAAGTGCAATGGTTTTTTCGACCATTATATGGTTGATTGCATGTGCACTGGGCGCTTTGCCGTATTATATCTCAGGAGAGTTATCCTATCTTAATTCTTATTTTGAAGCCATGTCTGGATTTACAACCACTGGTTTCAGTATGTACTCCAATTTAAATGCTGTTTCTTTTACAATGAATTTCTGGAGAGCTTTTACACAGTGGATTGGAGGTCTCGGAATTATATTCCTCCTTCTAGCTCTTTTAAGATCTACTGGTGCCGACGTGATGCGTTTATATCTTGCAGAAGGTAGAGAAGAACGTTTAAGACCCAGTATCAAACATTCTACAAGAGTTATAGTTTATATATACGTATTCTTTACTGCACTTGGAATAATCTTATTTTTGATTGCAGGTATGCCATTATTTGATTCAGTGTTCTACACATTTACTGCTTTATCCACCGGCGGTTTTGGAATGCAGAATACAAGTATTTTATTCTATAACAGTGTCTGGATAGAAATAGCAGCCATGATTCTAATGATGATCGGAGCTACAAACTTCGCCCTGCATTACACCGTTCTTAAAGGGAACTGGAAAGAGTATTTCAGGGATATAGAAACAAAAGTGGCATTTTCACTTATTATACTTTCAACAATCCTTGTGACATTTGTACTGTACAGCCATCAAGTTTATGGAAATGACCTGCTGCTCAACTTCAGATTCGCTTTATTCCAGATGGTATCCGCCATATCTACAACTGGCCTGCAAACAGCATTTTATCCAGATATATTGAGTAAATGGATTGGCCTCGGTACTTTCCTAATGACAATAATTATGATCATTGGTGCAGGTTCTCTCTCTACAGGTGGGGGTATCAAATGGCTCAGACTAGGCGTACTTCTAAAAGGAATTTCATGGCAGGTTAAGTCGTTTATACTGCCAGGTAAAGCCGTAATGGCAAAAAAAATTCACCATGTTACAGAATTAAAAGTCACAGATGATGTTTTGAGAATAACAGGTGCATTCGTATTTACATACCTTGTAATATACATAATAAGTATAGTTATAGTTCTTATATATTATAATGATATATCAAGGGTCATTTTTGAAGTAGCATCAGCTTTAAGCAACGTAGGACTATCAAGTGGAATTATTACACCAGATTCACCGGTTTTAGTAAAATTAGTTTTTATTATAGATTTCTGGGTGGGCAGACTCGAAATATGGCCAGTACTGCTCCTTATAGCCATTGCAATTAATAATGTGGTCAGGAGATAA
- the ftsA gene encoding coenzyme F390 synthetase yields the protein MSYFNEKMETMSRDDIDTLVEERIKYTVEYAYKNSPFYRKWFKENRINTSDIKSHEDLRELPIITSKTLRERQPPETENFEFKCMDWDDIYTIHETSGTSGIPKSFFLTWDDWNRYAEKYARSFVSQHFGRGDRVVVCAAYGMNVGANTMTLAAQKIGMAIIPEGKCTFPVRIIKNYQPTGIVGSIFKLLRLAKRMEAEGILPQESSIKHLVAGGESFAEESRAYLEEIWDVPVYNTYGSTEGTMCGECYVKAGMHVPEDLVHLDVYNPQLKDFVNDGECGRIVLTTLLPVGQKTGTLLLNYDTEDTTVVLSREKCKCGRTHMRILNPQREAETVWVGGNPFNKVDIEQGVFQRDNMEYLTGEYEAFLYGDEMETTLRVSIECNDPANCDEDMISENFIKSFFKFKPGIRQAYSDGTFNVVFNFTGPEGLEFYKIRGRPKRLVDRR from the coding sequence ATGAGTTATTTCAATGAGAAAATGGAAACAATGAGTCGAGATGACATTGATACCCTTGTTGAAGAACGTATTAAATATACAGTTGAATATGCATATAAAAACTCTCCTTTTTACCGAAAATGGTTTAAAGAAAACAGAATAAACACATCGGACATTAAATCCCATGAAGATTTAAGAGAACTGCCTATAATAACCAGTAAAACGTTAAGAGAAAGACAGCCTCCAGAGACAGAGAACTTTGAATTCAAATGTATGGATTGGGATGATATATATACAATTCATGAAACGAGCGGAACCAGCGGCATACCTAAATCTTTTTTTCTTACATGGGATGACTGGAATAGGTATGCTGAAAAATATGCTCGATCGTTTGTATCTCAACATTTTGGCAGGGGAGATCGTGTAGTGGTCTGCGCAGCCTATGGAATGAACGTAGGGGCTAACACTATGACGCTAGCGGCTCAAAAAATAGGGATGGCAATTATCCCTGAAGGTAAATGCACATTTCCAGTTCGTATAATAAAAAATTATCAGCCTACAGGTATAGTGGGAAGTATATTCAAGCTTCTGCGTCTTGCAAAACGAATGGAAGCAGAAGGAATCCTACCTCAGGAGTCAAGCATCAAACATTTGGTTGCTGGTGGAGAAAGCTTTGCAGAAGAATCACGGGCATATCTGGAAGAAATATGGGACGTACCTGTCTATAATACTTATGGAAGTACTGAGGGGACTATGTGTGGGGAATGTTATGTAAAAGCAGGCATGCATGTGCCTGAGGATCTTGTACATCTTGATGTTTATAATCCCCAGCTTAAAGACTTTGTAAATGACGGTGAATGCGGTAGAATAGTTTTAACAACTCTTTTACCTGTTGGTCAAAAGACAGGAACACTTCTTTTGAACTATGATACAGAAGACACCACTGTAGTTTTAAGCAGGGAAAAATGTAAATGTGGTAGAACTCATATGCGAATTTTAAATCCTCAGCGTGAGGCAGAAACTGTTTGGGTAGGTGGAAACCCATTTAATAAAGTTGATATAGAACAGGGAGTATTCCAGCGAGACAATATGGAATATCTAACAGGAGAATATGAAGCGTTTCTGTATGGGGATGAAATGGAAACTACACTAAGAGTTAGCATAGAATGTAATGACCCTGCAAACTGCGATGAAGACATGATCAGTGAAAATTTTATTAAAAGTTTCTTTAAATTTAAGCCGGGTATTCGGCAGGCATATTCAGATGGTACATTTAATGTAGTCTTTAATTTTACTGGTCCCGAAGGCCTTGAATTTTATAAGATCAGGGGAAGGCCAAAGCGTTTGGTGGACCGCCGGTGA
- a CDS encoding cation-translocating P-type ATPase: MNENNPSSEEMDIYKPSPEEVYSKLDTSPRGISENEAQLRLKKYGPNQIEEVKKKPLIFKLLENFYNILALLLWAASILAFISGTPQLGFAIIGVIIINAIFSFWQEYQAEKATEALKKILPSTAKVIREGKEREIVAAGLVPGDIIVLDEGDNISADSRIVEASQFKVDNSTLTGESRPIRKTPDGMNGEDHAFIEMHNLIFAGTSVTSGSGKAVVFSTGRNTEFSKIASLTQTVKEVQSPLQIEINKVARLIAIIAILMGITLFGVNILVLNLPLTIAFLFAIGLTVANVPEGLLPTVTLALAAAARKMVSKNALIKRLSSVETLGSTTIICTDKTGTLTKNEMTVRKIWIPDELIDVTGAGYTPKGKFLHKGNEISYDEMKELKLLMRTAAFCNDAKLIKPHSEGKKWKILGDPTEASLLVAACKSGFNPKEEIKRIPRIIELPFDSVRKSMSSIHQKEDKKVAYIKGAPKKIISLSNQISEDGKIRPLFPEEKENIIKIHDELAEEGLRILAIAYKNLPNDFNDYRPETVEKDMIFLGMMAMQDPPRPEVYKAVKQCHGAGIRIIMITGDYGLTARAIGEEIGIISGDCQVVKGKEISEMSDEQIVQLLSSGCDVIFARAVPEHKMRIASILEEEDEIVAMTGDGVNDAPALRKADIGVAMGITGTDVAKEASDMILTDDNFATIVSAIKEGRTIYENIRKFITYIFSHETAEIIPFVLTAMFAIPLPITVMQILAIDLGTDTLPAIALGRGPPESDVMKRPPRPRKERLLNLPVVLRGYIFLGLIEAVLVMSGYFWVLYGGGWHFGQPLPFSDPLYIKATTIVFVGIVMGQIGNLLTIQTTRMSVFKIGVFKNNWIIRGIIFEVAIVLAILYIPQLQGVFGTAPLGIIEWLYVITFIPIMFFADELRKCLIRQFK; this comes from the coding sequence ATGAATGAAAATAATCCCTCCTCAGAAGAGATGGATATTTATAAACCTTCTCCTGAAGAAGTATATTCTAAACTGGATACATCACCCCGCGGCATAAGCGAAAATGAAGCCCAATTAAGGCTTAAAAAATATGGCCCAAATCAAATTGAAGAAGTCAAGAAAAAACCGTTGATATTTAAACTTTTAGAGAACTTTTACAATATTCTTGCCCTTCTTTTATGGGCTGCGAGCATATTAGCTTTTATTTCTGGAACTCCCCAATTAGGATTTGCAATTATTGGCGTAATTATAATAAACGCTATTTTCAGCTTCTGGCAGGAATATCAGGCAGAAAAAGCAACAGAAGCCCTCAAAAAAATCCTTCCATCAACTGCAAAGGTAATAAGAGAAGGTAAAGAAAGGGAAATAGTTGCAGCAGGACTGGTACCTGGTGATATAATCGTACTTGATGAAGGAGACAATATTTCAGCAGATTCAAGGATTGTAGAGGCATCCCAATTTAAGGTGGATAATTCTACACTCACAGGAGAATCACGGCCTATACGTAAAACGCCTGATGGGATGAACGGTGAAGATCATGCCTTTATTGAGATGCATAACCTTATTTTTGCAGGTACCAGCGTGACATCTGGCTCTGGAAAAGCAGTGGTTTTTTCAACAGGCAGAAACACGGAGTTCAGCAAAATAGCGTCTCTTACCCAAACTGTGAAAGAAGTACAGAGCCCACTGCAGATAGAAATAAACAAAGTGGCACGTTTAATAGCAATTATAGCAATTTTAATGGGCATTACATTATTTGGTGTTAATATACTTGTTTTAAATCTCCCCTTAACCATTGCGTTTCTTTTTGCCATAGGTTTAACTGTTGCAAATGTTCCGGAAGGTCTTCTTCCTACTGTAACCCTTGCACTTGCTGCAGCCGCTAGAAAAATGGTCAGTAAAAATGCACTCATAAAGCGTCTTTCCAGCGTCGAAACCCTGGGTTCTACAACCATAATATGTACAGATAAAACAGGGACACTTACTAAAAACGAGATGACCGTCCGTAAAATCTGGATACCTGATGAATTAATTGACGTAACAGGTGCAGGATATACACCTAAAGGTAAATTCCTGCATAAAGGTAATGAAATATCTTATGATGAAATGAAAGAGCTTAAACTACTTATGAGGACAGCCGCATTTTGCAACGATGCCAAATTAATTAAACCCCACAGTGAAGGTAAAAAATGGAAAATATTAGGGGATCCTACAGAAGCATCACTACTTGTTGCAGCATGCAAAAGCGGGTTTAATCCGAAGGAAGAGATAAAAAGAATTCCACGGATAATTGAACTCCCATTTGATTCTGTACGGAAATCAATGAGTTCTATACATCAAAAAGAGGACAAAAAGGTTGCATATATTAAAGGGGCCCCTAAAAAGATAATTTCTTTAAGTAATCAAATTTCTGAGGATGGAAAAATTAGGCCTCTTTTCCCAGAAGAAAAAGAAAATATAATCAAAATACATGACGAACTTGCAGAAGAAGGCCTTAGAATACTTGCAATAGCATATAAAAATTTACCCAATGATTTCAATGATTACAGGCCGGAAACTGTTGAAAAAGACATGATATTTCTTGGCATGATGGCAATGCAGGATCCTCCACGTCCAGAAGTCTATAAAGCTGTCAAGCAATGTCATGGTGCTGGAATACGAATTATAATGATAACTGGGGACTATGGACTTACAGCACGAGCTATAGGCGAAGAAATTGGCATCATAAGCGGTGATTGCCAGGTGGTAAAGGGAAAAGAGATCAGTGAGATGTCAGACGAGCAAATTGTACAGCTTCTCAGTTCTGGATGTGATGTGATATTTGCAAGGGCTGTTCCAGAGCATAAAATGAGGATTGCATCCATACTTGAAGAAGAGGATGAAATTGTAGCAATGACTGGTGACGGTGTAAATGATGCACCAGCACTTAGAAAAGCAGATATAGGGGTTGCAATGGGAATAACTGGTACTGATGTAGCTAAAGAAGCTTCAGACATGATTTTAACTGACGATAATTTTGCGACAATTGTATCTGCCATAAAAGAAGGCAGGACCATCTATGAAAATATAAGGAAATTTATAACCTATATTTTCTCCCATGAAACTGCTGAAATCATACCGTTTGTACTTACAGCCATGTTTGCTATCCCTCTTCCCATTACAGTGATGCAGATACTTGCAATAGATTTAGGTACAGATACCCTTCCAGCAATAGCATTAGGAAGAGGGCCTCCCGAGTCGGATGTAATGAAAAGGCCGCCACGGCCAAGAAAAGAGAGACTTTTGAATTTACCTGTAGTGCTTAGAGGATATATCTTCCTTGGATTAATTGAAGCAGTACTTGTGATGTCTGGATATTTCTGGGTGCTCTACGGCGGCGGATGGCATTTTGGACAACCTCTCCCATTTTCAGACCCATTATACATTAAAGCCACCACAATTGTCTTTGTTGGTATTGTAATGGGCCAGATAGGAAACCTTTTAACAATTCAAACTACACGAATGTCAGTATTTAAAATTGGAGTTTTTAAAAATAACTGGATAATAAGAGGAATTATATTTGAAGTCGCTATAGTGCTTGCAATCCTTTATATACCTCAACTGCAGGGCGTATTTGGAACTGCTCCACTTGGAATAATAGAATGGTTATATGTAATTACATTTATTCCAATTATGTTTTTTGCAGATGAATTAAGGAAATGTTTAATCAGACAGTTTAAATAA
- a CDS encoding potassium channel family protein codes for MYVVIMGGGRVGLNLASKLIENGNDVTIIEKSEELCNNAATELDALVICGNGTNKKILEEANIGDADVFVAATGNDDANLLSSILVRDYNIEKIIARVSDISHEEAFQKVGINFVVSPELTAASYLEKVITRPNIADLIVLGKGNAEMINITVKNKKVIGKEIREVSPTDDYIIAAVHNNGNIIIPKENMVLSENNLISVLVKANAVKKVTQMFTT; via the coding sequence ATGTATGTAGTAATAATGGGCGGAGGAAGAGTAGGTCTTAACTTGGCCTCAAAACTAATTGAAAATGGTAACGATGTTACTATAATCGAAAAAAGTGAAGAATTATGTAATAATGCTGCGACGGAACTAGATGCACTGGTTATCTGCGGTAATGGTACCAATAAAAAGATTCTCGAAGAAGCCAATATTGGTGATGCAGATGTTTTTGTTGCAGCTACAGGTAATGACGACGCTAATTTGTTATCAAGTATTCTTGTAAGGGATTATAACATAGAAAAAATTATAGCAAGGGTAAGCGATATATCACATGAGGAAGCATTTCAAAAAGTTGGTATCAATTTTGTTGTAAGTCCTGAACTTACTGCAGCGAGTTACCTTGAGAAAGTGATAACAAGACCCAATATAGCCGATCTAATCGTGCTTGGAAAGGGAAATGCAGAAATGATAAACATTACCGTGAAAAACAAAAAGGTAATTGGTAAAGAAATCAGAGAAGTGAGTCCCACAGATGATTATATAATTGCCGCAGTTCATAATAACGGCAACATAATTATTCCAAAGGAAAATATGGTTTTAAGCGAAAATAACCTTATTTCCGTACTTGTTAAGGCGAATGCCGTCAAAAAAGTTACGCAGATGTTCACAACCTAG
- a CDS encoding TrkH family potassium uptake protein: MIGQLRKKDFYIVLEQLGLIMIGIGVVTLTPIVVALIYNEPDYLSFIIPSGFSILIGYILRRSLRGKNRRMGLKHAMMIAALAWLWAALIGSLILMNTTHINFLNAYFESMSAWTGSGLSIFTNVEILPRSVLFLRSIEQWIGGLGVVIVVIGILIRPGTAAARLYKSEAREEKIKPSILGTVKTIWWIYIFYTVLGVILYVLAGMSIFDAINNTFTNLSTGGMSVRNDNIGAYNSTLIYIITIFLMFVGGTSFLIHYKALKGKFWDVLKDIQFRAMVLIIAIFSILLILNSTLVPVESIFNVVSAISCTGSSISPLNTMIAWLEYIKLILIACMIIGGAAGSTAGALKIIRVVTALKGIYWDILKAVSPEGSVIPRKISNKLVSDVEIKEATSYAFIYFIFIFISWLVFVAYGYDALNSLYEIVSAQGNVGLSMGIASPTMPQIPQAFMIFNMWIGRLEIIPVLVLIRASLGAFKRF, encoded by the coding sequence ATGATTGGTCAACTGAGAAAAAAAGATTTTTATATAGTGCTTGAGCAGTTAGGCCTAATAATGATAGGCATTGGTGTGGTGACTTTAACACCAATAGTTGTTGCTTTAATCTACAACGAGCCGGATTATTTATCTTTTATAATCCCATCTGGATTTTCAATTTTAATAGGTTACATTCTTAGAAGATCTCTCAGGGGCAAAAATAGAAGAATGGGGCTTAAACATGCCATGATGATAGCTGCCCTTGCCTGGCTTTGGGCGGCACTAATTGGAAGCCTTATACTCATGAATACAACCCATATCAACTTTTTAAACGCTTATTTTGAAAGTATGTCCGCCTGGACTGGAAGCGGACTCAGTATCTTTACAAATGTGGAAATACTCCCCAGATCAGTTCTATTTTTAAGAAGCATCGAACAGTGGATTGGTGGTCTTGGTGTTGTAATTGTAGTTATTGGGATACTTATACGGCCTGGAACCGCTGCAGCAAGATTATATAAATCAGAGGCCAGAGAAGAAAAAATAAAACCAAGCATATTGGGAACTGTGAAAACCATATGGTGGATATACATTTTTTATACTGTTCTCGGAGTTATTTTATATGTTCTTGCAGGAATGTCAATTTTTGACGCTATAAACAATACATTCACTAACTTATCTACAGGCGGAATGTCTGTAAGAAACGATAATATTGGAGCATATAACAGCACCTTAATTTACATAATAACCATATTCTTAATGTTTGTAGGTGGAACAAGTTTCTTAATTCATTATAAAGCTTTAAAAGGCAAATTTTGGGACGTATTAAAAGATATACAGTTCAGGGCCATGGTACTTATAATTGCCATATTTTCAATACTTTTAATTCTAAATTCAACACTTGTACCTGTAGAATCTATTTTTAATGTGGTATCCGCAATTTCATGTACTGGTTCCAGCATATCCCCATTGAACACCATGATTGCATGGCTAGAATATATAAAACTGATACTCATTGCGTGTATGATAATAGGTGGAGCAGCAGGTTCAACAGCGGGTGCACTAAAAATAATAAGGGTAGTTACAGCATTAAAAGGAATCTATTGGGATATTTTAAAGGCAGTATCTCCCGAAGGGTCTGTTATACCTCGAAAAATATCTAATAAGTTAGTATCTGATGTAGAAATCAAAGAAGCCACATCATATGCATTTATTTATTTCATTTTTATATTTATAAGCTGGCTTGTCTTTGTAGCTTATGGCTATGATGCTCTAAACTCATTATACGAAATTGTCTCGGCACAGGGAAACGTCGGGCTTTCAATGGGCATTGCATCCCCAACAATGCCTCAAATTCCTCAAGCTTTCATGATATTTAATATGTGGATTGGAAGGCTTGAAATTATCCCAGTACTTGTTTTAATAAGAGCATCATTAGGTGCATTTAAAAGATTTTAA